One stretch of Eretmochelys imbricata isolate rEreImb1 chromosome 1, rEreImb1.hap1, whole genome shotgun sequence DNA includes these proteins:
- the LOC144259200 gene encoding olfactory receptor 52R1-like — translation MQETALCVRAGHLLPCSMSEFNTTDFTNPSTFILLGIPGLEAAHVWISIPFCAMYTTAILGNFTILFIVKREPSLHSPMFYFLCMLAITDLVMSTSTLPKMLSIFWFNSREISFSACLTQMYFDHSFSGMESGILVAMALDRYVAICHPLRHSTILTRPLVAKIGLAVVLRSGKIALPYPFLARRWPYCRTNVIPHSYCGHIAVVKLACADISISSYYGLFDLFSVNGMDAFFIAVSYTQILWAILRLPTKDARLKTFGTCISHLCAIFALYIPIFFFSLSHRFGHNVPLYLRVLITSVYQAVPPVLHPMIYGVRTKEIRGRLLQLFPHKEI, via the coding sequence ATGCAGGAGACAGCCTTATGCGTCAGAGCTGGACACCTTCTCCCCTGCTCCATGTCAGAATTCAACACAActgacttcaccaacccctccaccttcatcctgctgggcattcctggcctggaggcagcccatgtctggatctccatccccttctgtgctATGTACACCACagccatcttggggaacttcaccatcctgttcatcGTGAAGAGGGAGCCGAGCCTCCACAGTCCCATgttctatttcctctgcatgctggccatCACCGATCTGGTCATGTCCACATCCAccctgcccaaaatgctgagcatcttctggttcaattccagggagatcagtttcagtgcctgcctcactcaGATGTACTTTGATCACTCCTTCTCAGGGATGGAGTCTGGAATCCTCGTGGCCATGGCTTTggatcgctacgtggccatctgccatcccctgagacattccaccatcctgacacGCCCCCTGGTGGCCAAGATCGgcctggccgtggtgctgcgCAGTGGAAAAATTGCATTACCCTACCCGTTCCTGGCAAGgcggtggccatattgcagaaccaacgtCATCCCCCACTCGTATTGTGGGCACATAgctgtggtgaagctggcctgtgcCGACATCAGCATCAGTAGTTACTACGGCCTGTTTGATCTTTTCTCTGTGAATGGAATGGATGCGTTTTTTATCGCTGTGTCCTATACTCAGATCCTCTGGGCCATCTTGCGCCTTCCAACAAAGGATGCCCGGCTCAAAACTTTTGGGACCTGCATCTCTCATCTTTGTGCCATCTTTGCTTTGTACATCCcaattttcttcttctctctttcGCATCGGTTTGGCCACAATGTGCCACTTTATTTACGCGTTCTCATTACTAGTGTGTACCAGGCGGTGCCCCCTGTGCTACACCCCATGATTTACGGGGTGAGGACCAAAGAGATCCGGGgcaggctgctccagctctttcCTCATAAAGAGATCTAA
- the LOC144277588 gene encoding olfactory receptor 52E4-like has translation MQETPLCLRVGHFLPYSMSDLNTTNFTNPSTFILLGIPGLEAAHVWISIPFCAMYSIAVLGNFTILLIVKREPSLHGPMYYFLCMLAVTDLVVSTSTLPKMLSIFWFSSREISFSTCLTQMYFVHSFSGMESGILVAMAFDRYVAICHPLRHSTILTNSVVAKLILAVVLRGAILALPYPFLARQWPYCRTNIIPHFFCGHIAVVKLACADISISSYYGLFNLFSEIGMDVFFIAVSYTLILRAIFRLPTNDARLKTFGTCISHICAISALYIPDFFSSLLFRFGHNVPLHFLVLIASVYQLVPPMLHPIIYGLRTKEIRGRLLQLFTHKET, from the coding sequence ATGCAGGAGACACCCTTATGCCTCAGAGTTGGACACTTTCTCCCCTATTCCATGTCAGATTTGAACACAACcaacttcaccaacccctccaccttcatcctgctgggcattcctggcctagaggcagcccatgtctggatctccattcCCTTCTGTGCTATGTACTCCATAGCTGTCTTGGGAAACTTCACCATCCTGTTGATCGTGAAGAGGGAGCCgagcctccatgggcccatgtactatttcctctgcatgctggctgtcacTGACCTGGTCGTGTCCACGTCCAccctgcccaaaatgctgagcatcttctggttcagtTCCAGGGAGATCAGTTTCAGcacctgcctcacccagatgtacttcgtTCACTCCTTCTCAGGGATGGAGTCTGGAATCCTTGTGGCCATGGCTTTTGATCGCTAtgtggccatctgccatcccctgagacattccaccatcctgacaaacTCTGTGGTGGCCAAGTTAATCCTGGCCGTGGTGCTGCGTGGTGCCATACTTGCATTACCCTACCCCTTCCTGGCGAGgcagtggccatattgcagaaccaacatcatcccccACTTCTTTTGTGGGCACATAGccgtggtgaagctggcctgtgctgacatcagcatcagtagttactatgGGCTGTTCAATCTTTTCTCTGAGATCGGAATGGATGTGTTTTTTATCGCTGTGTCCTATACTCTGATCCTCCGGGCCATCTTCCGCCTCCCCACAAACGATGCCCGGCTCAAAACTTTTGGAACCTGCATCTCTCATATTTGTGCCATCTCAGCTTTGTACATCCCAGAtttcttctcctctctcttgTTCCGGTTTGGCCACAATGTGCCACTGCATTTCCTTGTTCTCATTGCCAGTGTGTACCAGCTGGTTCCCCCCATGCTACACCCCATTATTTACGGGTTGAGGACCAAAGAGATCCGGGgcaggctgctccagctctttactCACAAAGAGACCTAA